TGGGCCCGGCCGGCTGGTCGGCGCTCTGGTCCGCCACCGGGGCGCAGCTCTGGGAGACGACCGCGGCCCTGGCCGAACGGATAAGGGCCGGAGTGGTCTCGGACCTCTCCGAGCACGAGGAGGACGAGTCGGATGTGCGGCTCGTGCTGCTCGACGCGGTTCTCGGACAGCACGACGCTGCCTGGCTCGCCGCGTTCGACGGACGCGGCGACCGGCTCACCGGGCTGGCCGAGGTCGCCAGGAACGCCGGCTGGTGGTGGCCGTACGAGCACGCCGTCGTGATCAGCGAGCGGCCGGTGGCCCTCCACCGCGACGAGGCGGGACGACTCGACCACGGGGACGGTCCCGCGCTCTCCTACCCGGACGGTTTCGCGCTCCACGCCTGGCGTGGCATGCCGGTGCCCGCCGAATTCCTCGCGGGCCTGGCGACCCTGACCCCCGAACGGATACGCGGCGAGGAGAACGCGGAGCTCCGCCGCGTGATGCTGGAGTACTACGGCTACGACCGCTACCTCGCGGAGTCCGGTGCCGAGCCCGTGCACAGGGACGAGACGGGCATCCTCTGGCGGATCGCTCTCGACGGTGACGAGGACGTGGTGATGGTCGAGGTGGTCAACTCCACCCCGGAGCCGGACGGCACCCACCGGACGTACTGGCTCCGGGTGCCGCCCCGGACCAGGACGGCGAAGGAAGGGGTCGCCTGGACCTTCGGGATGGACGGCCAGGCGTACGCACCGGTCCGGCAGACCTGAGCCGCGGGCCCGGGGAGGGCGAAGGGAGGACGGGACGGGAGAACGGGGGAGGGAGGCCGGTCAGGCGGTCAGTGCCGCGTGCTCGATGCCCAGTTCGCGGGCGAGGGCCTCGTCGGTCCACTGGAGCATCGTGGCCCGCGAGAGCGGACCCGCGTACGAGGTCATCTGGATGGCCAGGCCGTCCAGGAGCGCCGTCAGCCGCCAGGCCGCGGACATCGGGTCGTCGCAGTGGAACTCGCCGGCCGCCGCGCCCTCTTCGATGACCTCGGCCAGCTCCGCCTTCCACTGCTGGTCGAGATCGCCGGCGACATTACGCAGCGCGGGATCGCGCAACGACGCCGCCCAGCCCTCGATCCACAGGCGCCAGCCCTTCGCCTGCCCGGTCGGCGCGTACCACCGGACGGCAGCCCGCAAGCGGCGAACCGCGCTGGTACGACGCGTCAGCAGCTTGCGCAGATGGGCGAGGTCGGCCTCGGCCGCGTACGCGAACGCCGCGGCGACCAGCTTCTCCTTGGTCGAGAAGTGGTAAAGCACCAGCGCGTTGCTCACCCCGAGGACGGACGCCACGTCGGCGATCCGGACCGCGGACACACCGCGTACCTCGATCTGTTCGACGGCAGCACGCAGGAGATCCTCGCGCCGTTCCGCAACGCCCAACCGCACTCTCGCCACGCGGTCAGCCTAACGAACCGGCCGCCCGCGTCCAGGGCGGGGCGAACGGGGAGTGATCGTGACCGGGGCCGAAGGCCGTCGCGCGGAGGAGGTGCCGGCCCCGTTCACCCGTGTCACCGGTACCAGCCGAAGCGTTCGGCCATCACCGGCAGCCGGTCGGCGACGATGGCGTGGGCCGCCGCCCGCGGGGTGGAGCCGTCCGCCTCTGCGCGGGCCAGCATCAGCTGGATCAGCGCGCGCATCGAGCGACGGGTGTGACCGAACGCCTCCTCGGGGTCGGCGCCGATGTCCCCGAACA
The Streptomyces sp. NBC_00234 DNA segment above includes these coding regions:
- a CDS encoding TetR/AcrR family transcriptional regulator; the encoded protein is MARVRLGVAERREDLLRAAVEQIEVRGVSAVRIADVASVLGVSNALVLYHFSTKEKLVAAAFAYAAEADLAHLRKLLTRRTSAVRRLRAAVRWYAPTGQAKGWRLWIEGWAASLRDPALRNVAGDLDQQWKAELAEVIEEGAAAGEFHCDDPMSAAWRLTALLDGLAIQMTSYAGPLSRATMLQWTDEALARELGIEHAALTA
- a CDS encoding DUF6745 domain-containing protein, giving the protein MQYVNSWRAVAAATGAADRAAAEDGVRLAYRSAGLAEPETVVWADSPRAAVEAVEKLNGAGRSVRDEVRTRPWADERRRMYDELGPAGWSALWSATGAQLWETTAALAERIRAGVVSDLSEHEEDESDVRLVLLDAVLGQHDAAWLAAFDGRGDRLTGLAEVARNAGWWWPYEHAVVISERPVALHRDEAGRLDHGDGPALSYPDGFALHAWRGMPVPAEFLAGLATLTPERIRGEENAELRRVMLEYYGYDRYLAESGAEPVHRDETGILWRIALDGDEDVVMVEVVNSTPEPDGTHRTYWLRVPPRTRTAKEGVAWTFGMDGQAYAPVRQT